One genomic window of Microbacterium testaceum StLB037 includes the following:
- a CDS encoding TetR/AcrR family transcriptional regulator has product MPRSYQSPKRQAEAAATRANIVDTAARLFVRDGYVATSIKTIAAEAGVSIPTVHLNGPKHALLIAAFERTFAGDEGRHSLTERPELVEIMSEPDTDAAISRYVDFLIEANRRSAAIVRALLAAADSDAEVRAAYLDLEMRRHRDMTIAAGWFLQRERIRVEQVALAADVLGLITGPDPWTHFTVTRGWDIDAYRSWLTAQLLHLSDNLA; this is encoded by the coding sequence GTGCCCCGCAGCTATCAATCCCCCAAGCGGCAGGCCGAAGCCGCCGCCACGCGCGCGAACATCGTCGACACGGCGGCGCGGCTCTTCGTCCGTGACGGGTACGTCGCCACATCGATCAAGACCATCGCGGCCGAGGCGGGGGTGTCGATCCCGACGGTCCACCTGAACGGCCCCAAGCACGCCCTGCTCATCGCCGCCTTCGAGCGCACCTTCGCGGGCGACGAGGGCCGGCACTCGCTCACCGAGCGACCGGAACTCGTCGAGATCATGAGCGAGCCCGACACCGACGCGGCGATCTCGAGGTACGTCGACTTCCTCATCGAGGCGAACCGGCGTTCGGCCGCGATCGTCCGGGCCCTGCTCGCCGCCGCCGACAGTGACGCCGAGGTGCGCGCCGCGTACCTCGACCTCGAGATGCGGCGCCATCGCGACATGACGATCGCGGCCGGCTGGTTCCTCCAGCGCGAGCGCATCCGCGTCGAGCAGGTCGCGCTCGCCGCCGACGTCCTCGGCCTCATCACGGGCCCCGATCCATGGACGCACTTCACCGTCACCCGCGGCTGGGACATCGACGCCTACCGGTCGTGGCTGACGGCCCAGCTCCTCCACCTCTCCGACAACCTCGCGTAG
- a CDS encoding glycosyltransferase: protein MTRSALICSMPAVGHVGPLLVVATELQRRGWDVRLLTGARYRSMVEAAGIRFLPLPPEADTLDDIGTGDDERERGLATINRGVERAFLDPAGPAAATLEHVLAEEPADVVLHDMLFLGVQTLFGLPRSERPLTVMCGITAAGFSSRDTPPYGLGITPLRQPLLNRARNRVLGVTAKIVLRPVHRSLDLFLAGVGAPPLNGAFFMDVLSRSDLLAQFTVGEFEYPRSDAPDTLRFYGPMATAVTQPAPAPAWFADLDPALPLVHVTQGTVANTDYSEVIEPTLTALADLPVQVAVTTGGRPVDTLPALPANAFAASYLPYDELLARTSVLVTNGGYGGLHHAMRHGVPIVIAGDSEDKVETSARVQHARVGVNLRTGRPAPDAIRSAVQRILTDPSYAANARRIGEAIAVAPGAAGLVDDVEAMVAARAATGSDPV from the coding sequence ATGACCCGTTCCGCCCTCATCTGCAGCATGCCCGCCGTCGGCCACGTCGGCCCGCTCCTCGTCGTCGCCACCGAACTGCAGCGACGGGGATGGGATGTCCGCCTGCTCACCGGCGCCCGATACCGATCGATGGTCGAGGCCGCCGGCATCCGGTTCCTGCCTCTGCCGCCCGAAGCCGACACGCTCGACGACATCGGGACCGGCGACGACGAGCGCGAGCGGGGACTCGCGACGATCAACCGCGGCGTCGAGCGGGCGTTTCTCGACCCCGCCGGCCCCGCGGCGGCCACCCTGGAGCACGTTCTCGCGGAAGAGCCGGCAGACGTCGTGCTGCACGACATGCTCTTCCTGGGGGTGCAGACCCTGTTCGGCCTGCCGCGCTCCGAGCGTCCCCTCACCGTCATGTGCGGCATCACGGCGGCCGGCTTCTCCAGCCGCGACACCCCGCCCTACGGTCTCGGCATCACGCCGCTGCGTCAGCCGCTCCTCAACCGCGCGCGAAACCGGGTTCTCGGCGTCACCGCCAAGATCGTGCTCCGGCCGGTTCACCGCTCGCTCGACCTGTTCCTGGCCGGGGTGGGCGCCCCTCCGCTGAACGGGGCCTTCTTCATGGACGTCCTCTCGCGCAGCGACCTTCTCGCGCAGTTCACCGTCGGGGAGTTCGAGTACCCCCGCAGTGACGCCCCCGACACCCTGCGCTTCTACGGCCCGATGGCCACGGCGGTCACGCAGCCCGCGCCTGCGCCGGCGTGGTTCGCCGACCTCGATCCGGCCCTGCCCCTCGTGCACGTCACGCAGGGCACGGTCGCCAACACCGACTACAGCGAGGTGATCGAGCCGACCCTCACGGCCCTGGCCGACCTCCCCGTCCAGGTCGCCGTGACCACGGGCGGTCGCCCGGTCGACACGTTGCCGGCCCTTCCGGCCAACGCGTTCGCCGCGAGCTACCTGCCCTACGACGAGCTGCTCGCCCGCACGAGCGTGCTCGTGACCAACGGCGGCTACGGCGGACTCCACCACGCGATGCGCCACGGCGTGCCGATCGTGATCGCCGGCGATTCCGAGGACAAGGTCGAGACCTCCGCGCGCGTGCAGCATGCTCGCGTGGGTGTGAATCTGCGCACGGGTCGTCCGGCTCCGGATGCCATCCGCTCGGCCGTGCAGCGGATCCTCACGGACCCGTCGTACGCGGCGAACGCGCGACGCATCGGCGAGGCGATCGCGGTCGCTCCCGGCGCCGCGGGGCTCGTGGACGACGTGGAGGCGATGGTCGCGGCCCGCGCCGCGACCGGCTCAGACCCGGTCTAG
- a CDS encoding phosphoribosylaminoimidazolesuccinocarboxamide synthase — MRAARTRNNERVTSAAPLELPGWRHTYSGKVRDLYIPSDTVEGAAPAHLLVVASDRVSAFDHVLSPGIPDKGVLLTTLSLWWFDQLAGADGGRGIPNHLAADHALVGDDAVELIPDVVRGRAMLVRSLDMQPIECVVRGYLTGSGWAEYRAEGTVCGIPLPDGLNDGDRLPEPLYTPAFKAPMGEHDENITFERSVEIVGAETAAALRDASLEIYRRASATAEAHGLILADTKFEFGFDADGVLTLADEVLTSDSSRYWDAEAWSIGTTPAERMASFDKQIVRNWLAENWDKQGEPPALPDEIVERTRERYAELLRLLTAS, encoded by the coding sequence ATGCGCGCCGCCCGCACCCGCAATAATGAGCGGGTGACCTCCGCTGCCCCGCTCGAGCTCCCCGGTTGGCGCCACACCTACTCCGGCAAGGTGCGCGACCTCTACATCCCCTCCGACACGGTCGAAGGGGCGGCCCCGGCGCACCTTCTCGTCGTCGCGAGCGACCGCGTGAGCGCGTTCGACCACGTCCTCTCCCCCGGCATCCCCGACAAGGGCGTGCTCCTGACCACCCTGAGCCTCTGGTGGTTCGACCAGCTCGCGGGTGCCGACGGAGGGCGCGGCATCCCGAATCACCTCGCCGCCGACCACGCCCTCGTCGGCGACGACGCGGTGGAGCTGATTCCGGATGTCGTGCGCGGACGCGCCATGCTGGTCCGCTCGCTCGACATGCAACCGATCGAGTGCGTGGTGCGCGGGTATCTGACCGGCTCGGGCTGGGCGGAGTACCGCGCGGAGGGCACGGTCTGCGGCATCCCCCTTCCGGATGGCCTGAACGACGGCGACCGCCTGCCGGAGCCGCTCTACACCCCGGCGTTCAAGGCGCCGATGGGCGAGCACGACGAGAACATCACGTTCGAGCGCTCCGTCGAGATCGTCGGGGCCGAGACCGCCGCGGCCCTGCGCGACGCCTCGCTCGAGATCTACCGCCGCGCGTCGGCCACCGCCGAGGCGCACGGGCTGATCCTCGCCGACACGAAGTTCGAGTTCGGCTTCGACGCCGACGGCGTGCTGACCCTCGCCGACGAGGTGCTGACCTCGGACTCCTCGCGGTACTGGGATGCCGAGGCCTGGAGCATCGGCACCACTCCGGCGGAACGCATGGCGAGCTTCGACAAGCAGATCGTGCGCAACTGGCTCGCGGAGAACTGGGACAAGCAGGGCGAACCGCCCGCGCTGCCCGACGAGATCGTCGAGCGCACCCGCGAGCGCTACGCGGAGCTGCTGCGCCTGCTCACGGCATCCTGA
- a CDS encoding ATP-binding protein, whose product MPHIDSTRTPEGRRARSAQTQLPFFFGLVYVAVVVAVVEPSILVMPISLFGFALGVVATVLAMFVPWERFAPIAVAALDVVAVTLLRAEITRVLPGVILLAIFPMTWAAYAFGGAGLTLVAGGSVAMLTFRFVYDGAWPQSFAGWANVTSLPLVIVALAVMAFLAARRLGHRGRQLSRANQAQTEALADAQDAEALVTGILDTVAAGVAFYDEEGRLEVANAAAHEMAHASGFRLDEPPYAGENVLAADRVSRIPPDEQFIPRALRGEVIRAHLAWLGPPEAQMAVLASSNQLHRRDGSVQGTVVVAHDVTELADAIEVREQFLRTVSHELRTPLTSVTGFLSLIDDAVGPHDPKLRSYVDVVNRRAADLLDRIEDLVSATRVEGALRLCVVDIRQIVDAAARRVSKLAEQQSTPVHVRGASVARAHADREKLENAIAELLTNALKFGEPEAPITVTCDAGDERVRVSVANDGPGLSHAELRRVFDRFYRTAHARSRAVQGFGLGLTRVRTIVHAHEGRIHIESAPGARTTVTVDLPAAPAPS is encoded by the coding sequence GTGCCCCACATCGACTCGACGCGGACACCGGAGGGGCGTCGTGCTCGATCTGCGCAGACGCAACTCCCGTTCTTCTTCGGGCTCGTGTACGTGGCGGTGGTCGTGGCCGTCGTGGAGCCGTCCATCCTGGTGATGCCGATCTCGCTGTTCGGATTCGCCTTGGGTGTCGTGGCAACGGTCCTCGCGATGTTCGTCCCGTGGGAGAGGTTCGCCCCGATCGCGGTCGCGGCTCTCGATGTCGTCGCCGTGACGCTCCTCCGTGCCGAGATCACGCGGGTGTTGCCCGGGGTGATCCTGCTCGCGATCTTCCCGATGACGTGGGCGGCCTATGCCTTCGGGGGCGCGGGATTGACGCTCGTCGCGGGGGGTTCGGTGGCGATGCTGACCTTCCGATTCGTCTACGACGGCGCCTGGCCGCAGTCCTTCGCGGGCTGGGCGAACGTCACGAGTCTGCCGCTGGTCATCGTCGCGCTGGCCGTCATGGCTTTCCTCGCCGCGCGTCGACTGGGGCACCGCGGACGCCAACTCTCCCGGGCGAATCAGGCTCAGACCGAAGCCCTCGCGGACGCGCAGGACGCCGAGGCACTCGTGACGGGGATCCTCGATACCGTCGCCGCGGGCGTCGCCTTCTACGACGAAGAAGGGCGCCTTGAGGTGGCGAACGCCGCCGCTCACGAGATGGCGCACGCGTCGGGGTTCCGTCTCGATGAACCCCCCTATGCCGGCGAGAATGTGCTCGCCGCCGATCGCGTGTCGAGAATCCCGCCCGACGAGCAGTTCATCCCCCGTGCGCTGCGGGGCGAAGTCATTCGTGCGCACCTCGCCTGGCTCGGCCCGCCCGAGGCGCAGATGGCCGTTCTCGCGTCTTCGAACCAACTGCACAGGCGGGACGGCTCCGTCCAGGGAACCGTCGTCGTCGCGCACGACGTCACCGAACTCGCCGACGCGATCGAGGTGCGCGAGCAGTTCCTCCGCACGGTCTCGCACGAGCTCCGCACTCCGCTCACGAGCGTCACGGGCTTCCTCTCCCTCATCGACGACGCCGTCGGACCGCACGATCCCAAGCTGCGTTCGTACGTCGATGTGGTCAACCGCCGGGCCGCCGACCTCCTCGACCGCATCGAGGACCTCGTTTCCGCGACGCGGGTCGAGGGGGCGCTCCGTCTCTGCGTCGTCGACATCCGTCAGATCGTGGATGCCGCAGCGCGGCGTGTCAGCAAGCTCGCCGAGCAGCAGTCGACGCCCGTGCACGTGAGGGGTGCATCCGTCGCGCGCGCTCACGCCGACCGCGAGAAACTCGAGAACGCCATCGCCGAACTGCTGACGAACGCCCTCAAGTTCGGTGAGCCCGAGGCGCCGATCACGGTGACGTGCGACGCGGGCGACGAGCGTGTGCGCGTCAGTGTGGCGAATGACGGTCCGGGCCTCTCTCATGCCGAGCTGCGTCGGGTCTTCGATCGCTTCTACCGCACCGCCCACGCGCGTTCCCGGGCGGTGCAGGGGTTCGGGCTGGGGCTCACTCGCGTGCGCACGATCGTCCACGCGCACGAGGGGCGCATCCACATCGAGAGCGCGCCCGGTGCGCGCACCACGGTGACCGTCGACCTCCCAGCCGCTCCGGCACCTTCCTGA
- a CDS encoding MFS transporter, which translates to MTDARAATTASTRTGSHKTHERSPWPALWALVIGFFMILVDTTIVSVANPAIKAALDPNTNNLDNVVWVTSAYLLTYAVPLLITGRLGDRFGPKNIYLTGLAIFTLASLACGLAPSLEVLIAARAVQGLGAALMTPQTMAVITRTFPPQNRGAAMGLWGATAGVATLVGPLAGGLLVDGLGWEWIFFINIPVGIIGFIAAVILVPQLPRTAHKFDILGVVLSAVGLFLIVFGLQEGEHYSWAAWIWGMVAAGVVVMGVFVWTQARSKGEPLVPLDLFRDRNFSVANLAIAAVGFTVTSMALPQMFYLQLARGLTPTESALLLVPLAILSGVLAPFAGKLLDRTDPRFLLVPGLLLVGGSLGIYVALILNDAPIWAFLIPSALMGVGNAGMWGPLATTATRNLPPRQAGAGAGIYNTTRTVGSVIGSASIAAFMQARLEANLPGAADASASFGGGTLPPQVVTGFSQAMGQSLTLPIIVIGVGLVAVLFMRRPAMIRPHGAPRDAAPAPQAQAAPAAAGE; encoded by the coding sequence ATGACCGACGCTCGCGCCGCCACAACGGCATCCACCCGTACCGGGTCCCACAAGACCCACGAACGCAGCCCCTGGCCCGCCCTCTGGGCGCTCGTCATCGGGTTCTTCATGATCCTGGTCGACACCACGATCGTCTCGGTCGCGAACCCCGCGATCAAGGCGGCGCTCGACCCGAACACCAACAACCTCGACAACGTCGTGTGGGTCACCAGCGCCTACCTGCTGACCTATGCCGTGCCGTTGCTGATCACCGGCCGCCTCGGCGACCGCTTCGGCCCGAAGAACATCTACCTCACGGGCCTCGCGATCTTCACGCTCGCCTCGCTCGCGTGCGGACTGGCCCCGTCGCTCGAGGTGCTGATCGCGGCCCGTGCCGTGCAGGGACTCGGCGCCGCCCTGATGACGCCGCAGACCATGGCCGTCATCACCCGCACGTTCCCGCCGCAGAACCGTGGCGCGGCGATGGGCCTGTGGGGCGCGACCGCCGGTGTCGCGACCCTCGTCGGCCCGCTCGCGGGCGGTCTGCTCGTCGACGGACTCGGGTGGGAGTGGATCTTCTTCATCAACATCCCCGTCGGCATCATCGGCTTCATCGCCGCGGTGATCCTCGTCCCGCAGCTGCCGCGCACCGCGCACAAGTTCGACATCCTGGGCGTCGTGCTCAGCGCCGTCGGCCTCTTCCTCATCGTCTTCGGGCTGCAGGAGGGCGAGCACTACTCGTGGGCGGCGTGGATCTGGGGGATGGTCGCCGCGGGCGTCGTCGTCATGGGCGTGTTCGTCTGGACCCAGGCGCGCAGCAAGGGGGAACCCCTCGTGCCGCTCGACCTCTTCCGCGACCGCAACTTCTCCGTCGCGAACCTCGCCATCGCCGCGGTCGGCTTCACCGTGACGAGCATGGCGCTGCCGCAGATGTTCTACCTGCAGCTCGCTCGCGGCCTGACCCCGACCGAGTCGGCACTGCTGCTCGTCCCGCTCGCCATCCTGTCCGGCGTGCTCGCCCCGTTCGCCGGCAAGCTCCTCGACCGCACCGATCCGCGCTTCCTGCTCGTGCCGGGCCTCCTGCTCGTGGGCGGCTCGCTCGGGATCTACGTGGCGCTCATCCTGAACGACGCGCCCATCTGGGCCTTCCTCATCCCCTCGGCCCTCATGGGCGTCGGCAACGCAGGGATGTGGGGTCCGCTCGCGACCACCGCGACGCGGAACCTCCCGCCGCGCCAGGCGGGCGCCGGCGCCGGTATCTACAACACGACCCGGACGGTCGGATCGGTCATCGGCTCGGCATCCATCGCCGCGTTCATGCAGGCGCGCCTCGAGGCGAACCTGCCCGGAGCGGCGGATGCCTCGGCGAGCTTCGGCGGGGGAACGCTTCCGCCGCAGGTCGTCACCGGGTTCTCGCAGGCCATGGGGCAGTCGCTCACGCTGCCGATCATCGTGATCGGCGTGGGTCTCGTCGCCGTGCTGTTCATGCGCCGGCCCGCGATGATCCGCCCGCACGGCGCTCCGCGCGACGCGGCTCCCGCCCCGCAGGCCCAGGCTGCTCCGGCCGCCGCCGGCGAATAG
- a CDS encoding uracil-xanthine permease family protein codes for MFRWKLHGNGRTVAPGAVVAPGERLNWGATVAIGLQHVIAMFGATFLVPVLTQFPVSTTLLFSGVGTLLFLLITRNRLPSYLGSSFAFIAPITAATTMAGTGSALAGIVAVGVLLAVIGFIVQFAGLGWVDKVMPPVVAGAIVALIGFNLAPVAWGSFEKQPLTGTITLVAVILFSVLFRGFLGRISIFLGVIVGYVATVLIQVTTGEKLIDFDAVDAAPWVGLPEFHFPDFASPGTWSVIAMFLPVVLVLVAENVGHVRGVAAMTDATANRSTGRALIADGLATTLAGSFGGSGTTTYGENIGVMAATRVYSTAVYWIAGLTAILLSLSPKVGAVFNTIPPGVLGGVTTALYGLIGIIGIKIWVDNRVDFSRPVNQYTGAVALVLAIAGFTMDIGQFQLGAIVLGSVAALVIYHLGNAIARARQTGADDGGPIPAVGPLGGDPS; via the coding sequence ATGTTCCGCTGGAAGCTGCACGGCAACGGGCGCACCGTTGCACCGGGCGCGGTCGTCGCCCCCGGCGAGCGCCTGAACTGGGGGGCGACGGTCGCGATCGGCCTCCAACACGTGATCGCGATGTTCGGTGCGACGTTCCTCGTGCCGGTGCTGACGCAGTTCCCGGTCTCGACGACGCTGCTGTTCTCGGGCGTCGGGACACTGCTCTTCCTGTTGATCACGCGCAATCGCCTCCCCAGCTACCTCGGCTCGTCGTTCGCCTTCATCGCGCCGATCACCGCCGCCACGACCATGGCCGGCACCGGCTCGGCGCTCGCCGGCATCGTCGCCGTCGGGGTGCTCCTGGCCGTGATCGGCTTCATCGTGCAGTTCGCCGGCCTCGGGTGGGTCGACAAGGTCATGCCCCCGGTCGTCGCGGGCGCGATCGTCGCGCTCATCGGGTTCAACCTCGCGCCGGTGGCGTGGGGCAGCTTCGAGAAGCAGCCGCTCACCGGAACGATCACGCTGGTCGCCGTCATCCTGTTCAGCGTGCTCTTCCGCGGCTTCCTGGGCCGCATCTCGATCTTCCTGGGCGTGATCGTCGGCTACGTCGCGACCGTGTTGATCCAGGTCACGACCGGCGAGAAGCTCATCGACTTCGACGCCGTTGACGCCGCCCCGTGGGTGGGTCTGCCCGAGTTCCACTTCCCCGACTTCGCCTCCCCCGGCACGTGGTCGGTCATCGCAATGTTCCTGCCGGTCGTGCTCGTCCTCGTGGCCGAGAATGTCGGTCACGTGCGCGGAGTCGCCGCGATGACGGATGCCACGGCCAACCGCTCGACCGGTCGCGCCCTCATCGCCGACGGTCTCGCCACGACGCTGGCGGGATCCTTCGGCGGCTCGGGCACCACGACCTACGGCGAGAACATCGGAGTCATGGCCGCCACGCGCGTCTACTCGACCGCGGTGTACTGGATCGCGGGCCTCACCGCGATCCTGCTGAGCCTCTCCCCCAAGGTCGGCGCGGTGTTCAACACCATCCCGCCCGGGGTCCTCGGCGGCGTGACCACGGCGCTCTACGGCCTGATCGGCATCATCGGCATCAAGATCTGGGTCGACAACCGCGTCGACTTCTCGCGCCCGGTCAACCAGTACACCGGAGCGGTGGCCCTGGTTCTCGCGATCGCGGGCTTCACGATGGACATCGGCCAGTTCCAGCTCGGTGCCATCGTGCTCGGCTCGGTCGCGGCCCTCGTGATCTACCACCTCGGCAACGCGATCGCCCGCGCGCGCCAGACCGGCGCCGACGACGGCGGGCCCATCCCCGCGGTGGGGCCGCTGGGCGGCGACCCGTCCTGA
- a CDS encoding BCCT family transporter produces MTEAAPDTTVNIDPHLGSRHKTIRGWVFWPAAAIALAFIAFAMLFPSAAEATFGAVQTTIVSAFNWYYVLIAAFFVVFALAMGFSRFGNIKLGQDDDEPEFSTMSWFSLLFAAGMGIGLVFYGVSEPLSHFIEPRPGVSGTPNQLAQQAMSQTFLHWGVHAWSIYVVIGLALAYAFHRRRRPRTIRWALEPLLGARLVQGAWGNAVDVAALVGTLFGVATSLGLGVIQISAGLEYLGVVSPSVVSEAIIVGIITGFVLFSVLSGVGKGMKWLSNINLVLAGLLMLYLLFAGPTEFLLRDVVQSIGNYIQNFVGLSFTTSAYSGADGVAWQGTWTAFYWGWWISWAPFVGIFIARISRGRTVREFVTGVILVPTLVGILWFTVLGGTAIYGELSGTVSLVGADGAVNVSTALFQMLESVPGAVFLSIGFLILIGIFFVTSADSGALVMGMIATGGEEEPKRWVRIFFTLATSLIAFALLLAGGLQALQTAAISIALPFSLVLLAICWATVTAFRREMRAYDKAERAQLRDAIGEHYGLEVEEPNQRGIFSIPLRWVRRAAPTAAAQSSAPAASSPPSAPPTDS; encoded by the coding sequence ATGACCGAGGCAGCCCCCGACACCACGGTGAACATCGATCCCCACCTCGGCAGTCGTCACAAGACGATCCGGGGGTGGGTCTTCTGGCCTGCCGCAGCGATCGCGCTGGCGTTCATCGCCTTCGCGATGCTCTTCCCCAGCGCCGCCGAGGCCACGTTCGGCGCCGTGCAGACCACGATCGTCTCGGCCTTCAACTGGTACTACGTGCTGATCGCGGCGTTCTTCGTCGTGTTCGCGCTCGCGATGGGATTCAGTCGATTCGGGAACATCAAGCTCGGGCAGGACGACGACGAGCCCGAGTTCTCGACGATGTCGTGGTTCTCGCTGCTGTTCGCCGCCGGCATGGGCATCGGTCTCGTCTTCTACGGCGTGAGCGAGCCGCTCAGTCACTTCATCGAGCCGCGGCCCGGTGTGTCCGGCACCCCCAACCAGCTCGCCCAGCAGGCGATGTCGCAGACGTTCCTGCACTGGGGCGTGCACGCGTGGTCGATCTACGTCGTGATCGGACTCGCACTCGCCTACGCCTTCCACCGGCGGCGGCGCCCGCGCACCATCCGCTGGGCGCTCGAGCCGTTGCTCGGGGCGCGTCTCGTGCAGGGGGCGTGGGGCAACGCGGTCGATGTCGCCGCCCTCGTCGGCACGCTCTTCGGCGTCGCCACATCGCTGGGTCTCGGTGTCATCCAGATCAGTGCCGGTCTCGAGTACCTCGGCGTCGTCTCGCCCTCGGTCGTCAGCGAGGCGATCATCGTGGGCATCATCACCGGCTTCGTGCTGTTCTCGGTGCTCTCGGGCGTCGGCAAGGGCATGAAGTGGCTGTCGAACATCAACCTCGTGCTCGCCGGCCTGTTGATGCTGTACCTCCTGTTCGCCGGCCCCACCGAGTTCCTCCTGCGCGACGTCGTGCAGTCGATCGGCAACTACATCCAGAACTTCGTCGGCCTCTCGTTCACCACGAGTGCTTACTCCGGCGCAGACGGGGTCGCCTGGCAGGGCACGTGGACGGCGTTCTACTGGGGCTGGTGGATCTCGTGGGCGCCCTTCGTCGGCATCTTCATCGCGCGCATCTCGCGCGGACGGACGGTGCGGGAGTTCGTCACCGGAGTGATCCTGGTGCCCACGCTCGTCGGCATCCTGTGGTTCACCGTTCTGGGTGGGACGGCCATCTACGGCGAACTCAGCGGCACGGTCTCTCTGGTCGGCGCCGACGGGGCGGTGAACGTCTCGACCGCGCTGTTCCAGATGCTCGAGAGCGTGCCGGGCGCCGTGTTCCTGTCGATCGGGTTCCTCATCCTCATCGGGATCTTCTTCGTCACGTCGGCGGACTCCGGCGCGCTCGTGATGGGCATGATCGCCACCGGCGGCGAAGAGGAGCCCAAGCGCTGGGTGCGCATCTTCTTCACCCTTGCGACCTCGCTCATCGCCTTCGCGCTGCTGCTGGCCGGCGGTCTGCAAGCCCTGCAGACGGCGGCCATCAGCATCGCTCTGCCGTTCAGCCTGGTGCTGCTGGCGATCTGCTGGGCGACCGTGACGGCCTTCCGGCGCGAGATGCGCGCCTACGACAAGGCCGAGCGCGCCCAGCTGCGCGACGCGATCGGCGAGCACTACGGGCTCGAGGTGGAGGAGCCCAACCAGCGGGGGATCTTCTCGATCCCCCTGCGGTGGGTGCGCCGTGCGGCACCGACGGCTGCGGCGCAGTCTTCCGCGCCTGCGGCCAGCTCGCCTCCCTCGGCCCCGCCGACCGACTCATAG
- a CDS encoding PadR family transcriptional regulator yields MPETSRLTPIAVMILATLREADMHTYELVRLLKERRDDRLVPLQKGTIYHTVARLERDGLLAEVGVDRHGNRPERTTYTLRDAGRRAVEEWVRAELPQIDRQSDFRVALSEAHNLERDEVVALLDQRRAMLEASIGEHRVGLEEAAARDTPEQFLVEVQRQAALLAAELAWQDSLRARLADRTLPWGVAEIPEHIKNKHRVSRETFA; encoded by the coding sequence ATGCCGGAGACCAGCCGCCTCACTCCGATCGCCGTCATGATCCTCGCGACCCTCCGCGAAGCCGATATGCACACGTACGAGCTCGTCCGGCTGCTCAAGGAGCGGCGCGACGATCGGCTCGTCCCCCTGCAGAAGGGCACGATCTACCACACCGTCGCCCGCCTCGAGCGCGACGGCCTCCTCGCCGAGGTCGGCGTCGACCGACACGGCAATCGTCCCGAGCGGACCACCTATACGCTGCGCGATGCCGGGCGCCGGGCCGTCGAGGAGTGGGTTCGCGCCGAACTGCCCCAGATCGATCGGCAGAGCGACTTCCGTGTGGCGCTCTCCGAAGCCCACAATCTCGAGCGCGACGAGGTCGTCGCCCTGCTCGACCAGCGACGCGCGATGCTCGAGGCCTCCATCGGCGAGCACCGCGTGGGTCTCGAGGAAGCCGCCGCGCGCGACACCCCCGAGCAATTCCTCGTCGAGGTGCAGCGGCAAGCCGCTCTCCTCGCCGCCGAACTCGCGTGGCAGGACTCCCTGCGCGCGCGTCTCGCCGACCGCACCCTGCCCTGGGGCGTCGCCGAGATCCCCGAACACATCAAGAACAAGCACCGCGTCTCGAGGGAGACATTCGCATGA